The window ATGCGTAAAACAGATCGCCAGTGTAGCGGGACACTCGGAATCAAGGCTCTGTGCATGCTGCAGAATATCCGTCGTCACCTCGCCTTTCCGCGATCCCCCCTGGAGAAAGGAAACCCAACAttggccgcgccgccccgaTGCCGCCGAGCGAAGACAACAGGGCTGCGAGACCACTCCATCTTTCCACGCGCTGGAAGAGATTCGCGCTCGGTGGACGCCGCCCGGTCCCGGTGACGACGCACCGGGCGCCACACCCCAGGCACGCTGGAGCGCGCTGCGGTGTCTCCGTGCGAAGGCGAGtcgcggcgacagagacggcgaggcggagtcGCCGACGGAAAACGAAGCCTCGCCTCGAGATTGCGGGAGACTCGAAGAGGTCTGCTGGTACATCAGGCCTTGCAGCAGGAGTTGAAACGCGTCCCCTTCTTGGGCGGTGGGGCGCGTGGCGAGTGGGGGGtcgagcgcggccgctgacAGCGGCCCCTGGGCCAGGAGACACTGGAGCCCAACGGGGTCGTACAGAGGGACCGTGCAGGGGACGGTGGCCTCCAGAACGGCGCCACGTGAAGACGAGGTGCAGGGTGACGAAAGCGAAAGCACCAGTGACCAAGCCAGAAGTAGAATTCTTTGCAAGAGCGTGGAAGTGTGGGACGAGGACCTGAAGGCAACAAAAAAAGAAGTCCTGTACAGAATCAGTCCACAGCTGCATTAACTGTGTCGACCCCTCATCCTTACTCGCAAGCCTGGACGGTGACCGCAAGCAACGAGCCCGCGCACACTACTGTAATCGCAAATCGCTCTCCTCAGCAATGCCAACGCATGTAATAAACTGAAAAGgcacgcgagccgcgaaaGAGATTCAGAGGTGAGCATCTCTTTTCTTCGGCAGCCCACACAACTCTAAACAACTACTAGGCAGGATGTAACTCACGCGTATTCGTGCAAAAGCAAAGGCAACGGAAGACCACGCAGGTTGAAACACAACAGGAAAGCCGCGAATCAGGAAGGGAAAACACGCGATTCTACAAAATACCTATATCCTTTAACACACACCTCTGTACGCGTGAACAACAACATTTTTATGCATATACTTTTTcacatgtgtatatatatatataaacgtTTATATGGGCCAGCTGGGCTATCTGTTAGAGCAGCGCTCTAACAAGCCAGCGAATAACATAAcccggcggaagaagagaggaaagccgGTAATCGACGCCCGGCTAGCTCCCCGTAACGTCCTCAGTGATGCGCTAGTGCTGCACTCTATCACCACGAAAGACTGGGGTTTGTTGCGCCTCAATCCGAACCCCTACGCACTCACCCTGGCCAGACATCGAGACGCCCGAGGAAGATTTCTTCGTTTTCAGGCAGCGTGAGCAGTACTTCGAAGAGCGTGAGAGCTTCTTCCCTCAGGCGCAAAGCCGCGACCTCTGAAagcatctctctctctcccgcgagccACGACAAAGGGCAAGCCTCAGGAGGCGAGACACACGAGGCTGCGAACGCTGTAGGGAACAGGCGCCAAGCGCGAGCCCCGCCTTGGTTgttctctttctcgtcgtgtgcgtcgcctgccgcctgcctcgcgtctACCGTcttttccgccgcgcgcatgtcgcctccgccttcgtggagccctgcgtcgctggcTGCGCTTTCCGCTTCCCTCGTGCTACCGTGTGAAATCTGTTTGATCGGCCTGTGGGGTGAAAGCaaaacgcggagagcggccgACGCCTCGAGCGCAGGCAGCCCGTGGAGCCAGAGCGACGCCTGACGCATCCAGTGGAAGGCCTCGGCGGAGACAAAAAGCGACACAGCCTGCAGCAGGTCACGACCCGCCACGCGCGGCCGTGTCGCGCGTGTGAAGGGGGGGAAGGCCCCCGAgggaagagaggaggaggaaaacgaccgccagagcggcggcagagacgctgcgcgcgcacacgcagacacacccCCAGAGGCGGTCGACGACGGGAAGGGGGGCTGCCGAGGTGGACAGACACCCGAGCCGGGGCCAAATGGAGAAGATTCGCCGCCGAGTGTGGCGCCCGCCTGCCTGCCTTGGGGGGAGAACGAAGGCGGCATGAACTCGGCGTGCAGCGTAGGTTCGTCTGACCGCGCGTCAGCTGCCGCAtctccgcttccttctctctcgcgcgcagggTACCCTCCCACGCGAGGGTGCTCACGAAAgggctggcggccgcgcggtTTTCGGTCGCGGTTTCGCATGCCGTCGAGAAGCGTGCCGAAGGAGTAGCGCGAGAGAACGAGGGCCTGCCGCACGAgcccgagcgccgcgagccgcagctcgaacagcggcggcggcggatgcTGATACTGCAGCACGCaggcctccagcagcgcgtgcATGGCGTCTCTCCCCACCTCtccgtccgcgtcttctctctccatctcttcctcgcgcccgcctgctcccgcggcggcgccggaggctcTCGACTCGCTGAGCCGCAGCCCGACACTCTCGCGGCCTTTGTTTCTGCGCCTTTTGCctggctccgcgccgccttcgcagcccCGTGCGAGGAACGCGCGGGCCGCCGGGTGCGCAGTGAGAAGCGCtggggcgagcggcgcgtctgcagacggCGGGTCGGTCAGCACATGGAGCTGAAGGAGCTCGTGGAGCGCCGGGAAGGCATCGAGGGGGAGgaaaagggagagaaaggccTGCCGCTCGAGTTGGCGCAAGTCGCGCTCGAGCTGTGCTTTCGCGTGCGCCTGGCATGCCTCACGCAGGatgcgcgcgaagaagacatccttccgcgcctcgtccgcgtcgaTTAACGATCGCGCGcccagagaggagacagaactCGAGGAAGACAAAAACGCCGAAAATggagcgcgcgagaaggtCTCTGCGACGTGCGGGCCCCCGCcctggagagagaggccaaACAaatgcagagaagaggacagGGGAGGctggaaggcggaggcggcgagcgccgagtggtgcagcgagcgaagagaggaaaggagacgccgctgaTGCTGaagcagagccgcggagaaagtttgaagcaggcgaagcagacgatGCAAAAGAAAGCAAAACGCCCAAAGAGGAGGGACTTCCACGGGAGTCGatggcgcacgcgcgcaggaggccgaGTGAGACGCCGGTGAAAaacgaggcgacgccaggcggaggaagaagggcagGGGATACCTGAAGAAAACCACAGACACCGAACATGAAAGTAGTTCGCTCCACGCTTCCATAGATCATAGACGTATATtcagatgtatatatatatatatatatatatatagcaaTACATGCTGGAGCTTTTCCACTGCATAGCTTCAGGGCACTTCAGGACGCGGTTTCCTCCATGCGCCCTCGACTGCCTGCGTCTGACTTTGACTCCTCTTCACGGTACCCGTGTCCTCAGGACTTGCGCTGTcttcccttcctctctccctcaaGCTACCCCTTCCGTCCTGTGAGATACTCGCGATCCACTCCTTCATTTCCTCTGCCTATCCATAGGTCCCCCCGATCTCTCTCCTGCTGTTTCGCATTGTCACCGGCTTCTtattcgccgccgccggccgacTCTCCAGCGTCTGCCAGTGTCTcaccgcggcagctgctcaTCTCCTGAGAGGCCATACAGActtcgggcgccgccgcccagttCACCGTGTCCCGCCCCGGCGTCTTCTGAGGGCCTGCCGACGAGGCCAGAGGAGCGTTCCGCGCCCAGCGACGatgtgcggcggcggtgcgaggctgtcgcttcttcgcgaaAGCCCCGCGGGCTctcagcaggcgcgcgccgctcggcctTGGCCTGCCGCCCAGCGGCGAAGCCCACGCGCG is drawn from Besnoitia besnoiti strain Bb-Ger1 chromosome VI, whole genome shotgun sequence and contains these coding sequences:
- a CDS encoding hypothetical protein (encoded by transcript BESB_068670): MAFFGASSRAAAADDEDETRAPYPLRASPSFLPSPPASVPCGSFSLPSASLSPPSSPSSQGGGTRLPPSSAIEASPCSPLPRDVNRLQARVQLQHARIALQEKRIRELERERGEQLLASQRARGDQSQEARRATQPGGRAGTRRDETGSGAWVRARDLSGRGGGGDAAQDREDALASENDRLQQRVEELERRHREHLSLLSQLRTCPVPLSASQPLHSLAFPRAVGASAPTEGVFAGGAGKDAAGARGGSVPRRRKTDEAATDALGGEREPQEEEVKAKDEGSWVRQLAELLERAAGEGGMPETVRDKLRQIQREATQRDAGDAAARKRIDPTLSPSPAASRRQLMRRNSGEEETGSSLRGAGTGASPAAELAKRRGALPRSADGDRAGVKPRPSEETDDEERAENDMERRLLRVFHLVFRDRRLNAGEGPVLSLSACKLISASLRRLVRASHALSRSQRAILAAAGCLVTSASPSLPSPSSPSLAPPLAASSHAAAPGPRGPEASNGLSAASLPSALSSSWAALRQLRKTAHDGACCFESEGQHAVGEKEASIAGAEGSTTDSSRACLASGVAAVGERRFAGGAAAEDAPLLAEAARAATFTARRLAQEEAARRAEFVAAFDVFWSLFWAELQQCPYTPARMCAFLDFLHELFSHLPSAFVFVFLGGALERASPDGNDSDACAGGVVGGRVVGAILRSAHSVLTQLDPGLPDCVEDAHDAGRRRVRAVLDAPVDVRLLPAELSSAATRVGFAAGRQAKAERRAPAESPRGFREEATASHRRRTSSLGAERSSGLVGRPSEDAGAGHGELGGGARSLYGLSGDEQLPRYPLPFFLRLASPRFSPASHSASCARAPSTPVEVPPLWAFCFLLHRLLRLLQTFSAALLQHQRRLLSSLRSLHHSALAASAFQPPLSSSLHLFGLSLQGGGPHVAETFSRAPFSAFLSSSSSVSSLGARSLIDADEARKDVFFARILREACQAHAKAQLERDLRQLERQAFLSLFLPLDAFPALHELLQLHVLTDPPSADAPLAPALLTAHPAARAFLARGCEGGAEPGKRRRNKGRESVGLRLSESRASGAAAGAGGREEEMEREDADGEVGRDAMHALLEACVLQYQHPPPPLFELRLAALGLVRQALVLSRYSFGTLLDGMRNRDRKPRGRQPFREHPRVGGYPAREREGSGDAAADARSDEPTLHAEFMPPSFSPQGRQAGATLGGESSPFGPGSGVCPPRQPPFPSSTASGGVSACARAASLPPLWRSFSSSSLPSGAFPPFTRATRPRVAGRDLLQAVSLFVSAEAFHWMRQASLWLHGLPALEASAALRVLLSPHRPIKQISHGSTREAESAASDAGLHEGGGDMRAAEKTVDARQAAGDAHDEKENNQGGARAWRLFPTAFAASCVSPPEACPLSWLAGEREMLSEVAALRLREEALTLFEVLLTLPENEEIFLGRLDVWPGSSSHTSTLLQRILLLAWSLVLSLSSPCTSSSRGAVLEATVPCTVPLYDPVGLQCLLAQGPLSAAALDPPLATRPTAQEGDAFQLLLQGLMYQQTSSSLPQSRGEASFSVGDSASPSLSPRLAFARRHRSALQRAWGVAPGASSPGPGGVHRARISSSAWKDGVVSQPCCLRSAASGRRGQCWVSFLQGGSRKGEVTTDILQHAQSLDSECPATLAICFTHLYVLSASLPPVTARSSSSRRELLLASLRATLAILTHNVRLDAEDGAPEAGDERNEEENGSEKKLQRREAELQGPLIERGNRATRMRTPDRAENFLLPETLGRTWPLLRALCGSLQAQGCAAGGSTLARFQFFASLIQAALP